A stretch of DNA from Desulfosarcina ovata subsp. ovata:
TCGGATACAAGGCGGCCACGACCGGCTTGGCCTGGCTGGAAGAACAGCGCGCCCTGGATGAGGAACTGGTGGCCATCGTGGAAACCGATGCCTGCTGCGTGGACGCCATCCAGGTGCTGACCGGCTGTACCTTCGGCAAGGGCAATCTGATCTACAAGGATTACGGCAAGATGGGGTTCACTTTTTTCAACCGCCGCACCGGAACGGGCGTACGCCTGGCCATGAAGCCCGATTCTTTTCGGGTCAACGAACGCCAGATCGAATTGTTCAAGAAGACGCGCGACGGCAAGATTACCGAGGCGGAACGGGCCGAACTTGATGAACTGGGGGCCCAACGGACCGCCGAGGTGCTCAACATCCCGGCCGAGGATCTTTTTGTCGTTATGCCGGTAACGGCCGGCATGCCCGACAAGGCCCGCATCGAACCCTCCCAGCCCTGCAGCCGCTGCGGTGAACCGACCATGGCCTCCAAACTGGAAGCCGTCGATGGAACCATGGTTTGCCGGGGATGCCTGGCTTGATTGTGTCCGATATGAAAACCCATTGGCGACCGATAGTTTTATGGTCGGGGAGCAAAGGCCAAGTCCATGGCCATGACTTCGGATGTTTTTAAAAAAAATTATCAAACTTACCTTGCTCAGATCGCCAACCTCGATCTGACCTCCGCTGCCCCGATTCTTGGGCTGGAATCGAGGGGTGATCAATTCTCGGTAACTTTTTTCGGACAGCCGTATCTGATTTCGAAGGAGGGTTTTGTTGACGAATCAGGTACGGCGCCGTCCTATGGCGTCTGTGTTATCCTGGCCAAATACCTTCTTCGCTGCCCTGCGCAAATCCATCGCGATGAAGACTGGTGTGCCTTCCGGGACTTTAAAAAAGAATCTCACTTCACCAATGTTAACTATTTCGCCAGCGATACGGAAAAGGCCATTGTCGGTGCTTTCACGGGCCGCATCGATGCTCTGTTCGAGGCCGGCGAAAAACTTGGGGGTGTTCGTGAGGAAGGCTTGTTTAACTACGATTTGGTACTGCGCTTCACGGCGCTGCCACGGATTGACCTGCTGCTGCTCTTTGCTGACGGCGACGAGGATTTTCCCGCTTATGGCACCACTCTCTTTCAGAAACAGGCCGAGTACTATCTTGATCCGGAAAGCCTGGCCATGACCGGTGCCGCTTTGACGCGTCGGCTGAAAGATGCGGCGGTTTCCCCTATCTGAGGCAACCTGGAAACGCACAAGATTGAAAAATATTACCACACCTGACAGGTAACCATGAACATGCAGTCTAAAAAAACATTTGCATCGATTGACTACGAAAAATGCCATCCGGACCAATGCAACCCCGACAAGGGGCTTTGTCTGGCGGCGCCGGCGTGCGACCACAAGGTGATTAAAACGCTGGATGGTCCTTTTGAATCACCGGTGGTTTTTCAGGACATGTGCATGGGATGCTGGGACTGTATCGAGGCATGCCCGCTGGATGCCATTTTCGTCAAACATGTCGGCTCATGATCCCAAACGAAGGAGTAAATTATGCACATATCCGACGGGGTTCTGCCCGTTTCCGTGTCCATCGGCAGTTATGCGGTCAGCCTTGGCCTGACCGTCTGGAGTGCCCGCAAGACCCGCAGTGAGGAAATGCCCAAACTGGCGGTGGTGACCGCCGCCTTCTTTGTGGCCTCCCTGATCCATATTCCCTTCGGCCCCACCAGCGTGCATCTCATCATTCCGGGGCTGACCGGTGCGATTCTGGGGCCGTCGGCCTTTCTTTCCATCGGCCTGGGCCTGCTCTTGCAGAGTCTGCTCTTTCAATTCGGCGGCCTGACGGCCCTGGGCGCCAACGCTTTGATGATGGGGGTACCCGCGCTCGCGTGCGGCTGGTTTTTCCAGGCATTCAAGGGCAGCAGTCCCTCACGCCAGGCATTGGTCGGCGGCCTGGTCGGTGCGGGGGGAACGGTGTTGGCGGCCCTGATCCTGGCGGTGTTGCTGGTCACCGGTGGCGAGGATTTTTTCGGTGTGGCCAAGCTCGCCCTGGCGGCGCATGTGCCGGTGATCATCATCGAAGGCGCGGTGAGCGCCTTGACGATCGGTTTCCTGGCCCGGGTCAAACCGGCCCTGTTGCTGCACGGCTTGGAGCCGGCGCATGGACAGGCCCATGGATGAGGTGACCGTTGTCCAACTGCCGCTTTGGCAACTTCTCGCCATGGTGGGCCTGCCGGTGGTGGTGCTGGCCGTCATTGTGGCCGTGCTGAAGCGCGTGGCCCGCGCTGCCAGTATGGAAAAAGGCGAGCCGGACTGGTCGGTGCCCCAGTTGGAGGGTCGTGCCGGCAACACGCCGCTTCACCGCTGGGATGTGCGCTGCAAGATTGTCACCATCCTCGTCTACAGCTTCATGATCACGGCCATCCATAAGATGCCAACGGCGCTTGCGGCCATTGGGTTGTCGTGCCTGGTGCTGGTCGTGGCGCGGGTGTCCCTGGCAAGAGTGCTCATGCGGCTTTTGGCCATCGTCGGATTCATCGCCATGTTCCTGCTGGTCATGCCCTTTACCGTGCCCCTGAAAAACGGTGATACGGTCATCGTTTTCGGTGGTCTGCAATGGCTTCATTTCAGCATGCGTGGATTCCATCTGGCCGCGACCATTGCCGCCAAGGCCGTGGCCATCACCCTGCTCATGGAACCCTTGCTGGCCACGGCGCCCCTGCCGGTAACCCTCCAGGGGCTATCCCGGCTCGGTGTGCCGGAAATGGTCGGTCAGATGGTGCTGCTCAGCTACCGGTATCTGAATGTGTTCCGCCACGAGGCCCGGCGCATGTCCACCGGCATGCAGGTGCGCGGTTTTCGCAAACGCACCGGCCTGGCCACGGTCCAGGCCATGGCCAATTTCCTGGGAATGCTGTTCGTGCGCAGTTTCGAGCGCACCGAACGGGTATTCGACGCCATGCGCGCGCGTGGCTACAAGGGGCGTTTCCCGGAACAGGCTGAGTTGCGCCTGCGCCCCGTGGATATTGTCGGCGCAGGCCTGTGGTTGACCATCGGCGTGGCGTTGCTCGTTTACGATCGCATGGCGTGGTAGGAGAGGTTCGATGATCGACGCTGCAGCTACCGGAATGCCGCTTCCCGATCCCGACACCCCGTTGTTCAGACTGACCGATTTGAATTATCGCTATGTGAACGGCCCCCTGGCCTTGAGCGGGATCAATCTCGAGATTGCCCGGGGAGAGCGTATCGCCCTGGTGGGGCAAAACGGTTCCGGCAAAACCACCCTGATAAAACAGCTCTGCGGATTGCTGCTGCCCGAGGACGGCACGGTCCGTTTCAAGGGCGGTCCCCTTGTCGGCGACCACCTGGATCGCAGCCGCCTGGAAATCGGGCTTTTGTTTCAGGATCCCGACGATCAGCTTTTCGGGCACACCCTGATCGACGATGTCGCCTTTGGCCCTTCCAATCAGGGGCTATCCCGTGATCGTGCCCGGCAGGCCGCCCTGCGGGCCCTGGGACGGGTCCATCTGGCCGACAGGGCATACAAGGCGCCGCATCACTTAAGTTTCGGACAGAAAAAACGGGCCGCCCTGGCCGGCCTCTTGGCCATGCAGCCGGCAGTATTGCTTCTCGACGAGCCCACCACCAACCTGGATCCCAGCCAGGAGCAGGTTTTCCTGGATCTGCTCATGGATTTCAAGGGCACGCTGATCTGCATCAGTCATGACCTGCTTTTCCTCTTCGAGCTGTGCCAGCGCGCCGTGGTGATGAAAAATGGGAAGATTGCCCACGACTACACCATGAACGACCTCGTGGCCCAGCGCAGCCGGTTGCGGTCCCATGGGCTGGATTTTTCCTTCCGTCTGGAAGCCCCTTCCGATGGCATGGCAAACGGCCACCCGGTGCGTGTCTGCCCGCCGGTGGCACCGGTTGAGACAAACGTCCCGGCGCCCATGCTTGAAATGCGCAACTATGATTTCCGCTATCCGGACGGCACCCATGCCTTGGACCGGGTCGATTTTTCCATCGCACCCGGCGAGCGCATGGCCCTGGTCGGTGAAAACGGGGCCGGCAAGACCACCTTGCTCGCCTGCCTGCTGGGGTTGCAGCAAGGGACCGGTACCTATTGCTTCGAAGGACAGCCGGTGACCCGCCGTCTGCGCAAACATCTGTGGCGCAACATCGGCATGGTCTTTCAGGACTGTGCCGACCAGTTGTTCTGCCCGAGTGCCGGAGAGGAGATCGCCTTCGGTCTGAAGCAGATGGGCGCATCCAAAAGCGAGATCCGTCAACGCACGGAGGAAGCGCTCTCCCGGGTGCGCCTGGAGGGGTTTGAAAAGCGGGTTCCCCTGCACATGTCCGGCGGCGAGCGCAAACGCCTGGCCCTGGCCTGTGTGTTGGCCATGTCCCCCAAGCTGCTGATTCTGGACGAACCCACGGCCGGGCTCGATCCCCAGGGGGAGGAGTTGCTTCTGTCGATCCTCGGCGACCTGAATGTGACCCAACTGCTGGTCAGTCACGACATGTTCTTTGTGGGCGCACTGACCCATCGAACGGTGGTCATGCACCAGGGGGCGATCTGTCAGGATCTGGCCACCGAGGCCTTTTTCAAGGATGACCGGCTGGGTAATCTCAACGGCCTGGCCTATTCCTTTCGCCAGCGTTGCGGCGAGGCGATCCTGGCCTTGCAGCATGAGCATGAGCACGCGCACAGCCATCTTCACCGGCATCTGCATGACCATCCGCATGAACACGAGAGAGTGAATCACGACCATCTCCACAAGCACGAGCACACCCACCGGCACCGTTTTGCGCACAGCCATCCCGGTGAAGATGATCCGCACCGCCATGGTGCCAGCCGGCGATATCACGATCATCGGCATGACGGCGAGCATGGTGCCCACGATCATGCCCATTCAGCCCAGGATGCACCGTCCATGACCGACACCATGGGAAATGATTCGAAACCAGAAGACGAAAAATAACGTTTAACCCGGAAGACACACCCATGCATGATGTCAACTTTCATCACGACCACGAATTGACCCAGCACGAGTTTCTGGGCTGCTGCAAGGATTGCCAGCACAGCCTGGAAATCATCAAACCCCATATCATGGCGTTTGCCGACAGAATCAGACAATATGATGAAGCGGCGCTCAGGGCACTGCCCGCCGACGACCTGTATCGGCTTTTTCTGATCCTCGACGACCTGGCCCATATGGACGCCGGAGAGCATCTGGCCGAACTGATTCTGGCCGAACCGGAGATAAACGCCGTCCTGCCGGAGATTCGTGCCTATTACGATACCTTTTTCAGCATCCATGAAGTCCACCTGGCCGAGCGATTGCTCCACACCAGCGCTCCCTGGGAAACCCTGAAGTCCTTTCCGCTGTACCCCCGCTACGAAGCCCTGGTGAAAAACCAGATTGAACTGTACAACATCGAGCCCGGCAGCCGCCTGGCATTTATCGGCTGCGGTCCGGTGCCTTCCAGCTTGATTCTCCTGAATCACCTGGCCGGTATCCGTTCCGTGGGGCTGGAAATCGACGACGCTACTGCTGCGTTATCGAGAAAGGTGGTCGGCAGCCTCGGATTGGAACATGAAATTGACATCGTGCATGGCGACGAAACCCTGCTGCGGGATCTGGATTGGGACACGATCCTGGTCGCTGCCATGGCCATGCCCAAAAAACGGATTTTTGGTAATTTGCGGCGTATCCTGATGGAAACGGGCAAAACCGATGCAAGCGTGTTTTACCGGACCTACAGCGGTATGCGGGCCATTTTGCATGCGCCGGTGGCCGCCGACGACATCGATGGGTTTACCATCGTCGGCCGGTTTTTTCCCATGGGGCGGGTCAACAACACCGTGGTGATAGCCAAACTGGACGGATAAGTCATGTTGGAAAATATAAAATCCCAATTGTTGGCGATCTTCGCGGAATGCCGCCATATTTCCGATCAGCAGATTATAGGCGATCCGCAAGACGTGTTTTATGAGCAGATGGAAACCTTGAATCGGTTGGCCACCCTGGATGTCGATGACAGCCAGGTCGATGCCCTAGTTGCCGACAACACCCTGCAGCCAGTCATCGAAAAGATCGCCGCGCTCAAGCAGATCCACGCCCTGCGGCTGGAGCGCCAACGGGCCGGGGCCATTATCGACAGCGGCGATCCATGGGAAACCCTCAGGGGATTCGTCTACTACCCCAATTATCTGCAACTGGCGGAAATGGAATGCCGGGGCGCCGAACTGAAGGCCGGTGACCGGGTGGTCTTTCTGGGCTGCGGTCCGGTGCCGCTCAGCCTCATCAGCATGGTCCGCGGTCATGCCGTTACGGGGGTCGGGATCGAACGGGATCCCTTCAATGCCGATCTTTCACGAAAGGTGATCGAGCGGCTGCAACTCGGCGACAGCATCAACATCCTTCTCGGGGACCACTTCACGCTGCCCCTGTCCCGGCCGTGCAACCTCGTCATGGTCGGTGCCGATGCCATCCCCAAGGATGAGATATTCAAACATCTCGCCCGTACCCTGCCGGAAGGGATGAAACTCTCCTACCGCATTTATGAAAAGGGCTTCAGGCGTCTGTTCGACCGGGATCATGTCGGCGGGCTTCCTCACCCCCTCAAGGAATACCGGCGCATTCGTCCCGAGCCGCCGGTGAACAATACGTCGGTGTTCGTGATCAAGGAGGGACATGGCTAACGATAACGTCCTGGACGTCCTTACCGCATCCATTCCAACCCCCTTTCTCCTGGTAGACGAGGCCATTGTCCGCAAAAACATCCGCCAGGTCCAGGATTATGCGGACCATCACGGGTTTGCCGTGCGGCCGCATGTCAAAACGCACAAATCCCTGCGCATCACCCGCATGCAGCTGGACGCCGGCGCGGTCGGCGTTGCCGTAGCCAAGGTGGGCGAGGCCGAGGTCATGTCGGCAATTGAGAATCTGGACATCCTGGTTGCCTATCCGGCGGTGGGTGCCCAGCGTGCCGGATCCCTGGCCAGGCTGGCACAGCATCACAAAATCAGCGTGGCCGCCGATACCGAGTACCTGATCGAGGAACTGGCCCATGCCGCCGGCGAGCAGGCTACCACCATCGGCATTTTGATCATGTTCGACGCGGGGCTGCATCGCTGCGGCGTCGCCGATCCCGGTCAACTCACCCGTCTCGCCCGTTTGGCGGCCACCCGTAAGGGGCTACGTTTTGACGGCATTCAGATTTACCTGGGACACCTTTATGGTGATGCCGCCCGGTCGGCCGACAGTTACGACGCGATCAACCGTTTGTGGGAGCCGGCCCATGACACCCTTTGCGCCGCCGGTCTCAGACCGCGAATCGTCTCCTCCGGATCGACCCCATCGCTCTTCAACACCCACCGGGTCCGGCATGTTAACGAGATCCGTGTCGGTACGGCGGTTTATCAGGATGCTTTCAGCCTGAAATTTGGTCATTGCACCCTCGAAGACTGTGCGGTCCGCGTTGTCGCCACCGTGGTTTCGGACGTGGTCCCGGGGCAGGTGATTATCGATGCCGGCGCCAAGGCCCTGTCCGCCAAACCGCTTTTGCGGAACGAGAACCTCGAGATGGGGTTTATCCCCGAATATCCCGAGGCGCGGATTTTCCGGCTCCACGAGGAACATGGCTGGGTCGACGTCAGCCGCTGCCCAAAGCCGCCCCAGATCGGACAGCGGCTGAGTATTGTTCCCGTTGCGGTGAGTCATTGCGTCAATCAGTATGATACGTTTTATCTCCTCACGACGCACGGCGAGTTTGAAACGGAACCTGTCGATGCCCGGGGGTGCTATGTTTAAACGTTTATTCTTATTGATCGGCCGGCCCATCCGGAAGATACGAAGGCAAGCTGAATTGGGAGCCGTTAGTGGCCATGGCTCCGCGAAATTATGCCCGATACAAACGGGAACTGGACAGGGTGGCGGCCCACGGCGGCTTTCGTTGGGCGGATTCTTCGTGGCCCTTTTATTTTCCAGATGGCTGATATCCATGTGCCGGAATATTTCCAGCTCAACGGGGCCCTGGGGCTGCCTTGGTCGCAATGGCCAAGCGCCAATGATGTATTATAAAAATCGATATTACAAATACCAAAATTATATTGACACAAAGAGAGAGATGCGTTATATGGCGGCGTTATGAAGTTGCATGGAGCAACGCGAAAACGGTTGTAAAAACAAATCATACTTTTTCTAACCGAATATGCCATGAAGGCTGTGATCTCCGTTTTAACGGGTTGGCCTTTGTGGCTTTTTTATTGAGGTAATGTCCTCACATTATCCAGGTCCTCCCGTGGCGGTCCCTTCCTGCAAAGAAAGATAAACAGTTTTATTTCTATCTGGCACAGCTTGCTGTCAATTGATTCATTGCGCCCATAAGCTGCTGAATGGTGACGGTACCTGTGCCGGGGGCGACTGTTGCGTCTGTTTACCCGTAACTTTGAAGAAAGAGGAGGAGAAGAAGAGAAAATGAAAATTTGCAACATGCACTGCAAACGAATTGGATTGCTTCTGACGATGTTATTATTATTGTTGCTACCCAGCGGGGTCTGGGCCGAAGAAGAAACCGAATCGGTCACCAAGCTCCAAGAGATCGTGGTGACCGGCACGCGTACCTCCCATGCAATCAAGGATGTGCCGGTGGAGACCACCCTGATTACCCGTGAGGACATCGAGAAGAGCAACGCTCAGACCGTAACCGACATTGTCAAAACCATTCCCGGCCTGTCTGCAACGGGTACCGACGACATTTTTGGTTCCGGCTCTTCCCGAGCCAGGCTGCGGGGCTTGAGCTTTAACAACGGTTATGGCCTGATCCTCATCGACGGCCAGCGGATTCATGGCAGCAGTCAAAGCGGCGCACATGGAGAGTATGCCGTGGGGCTAAACCAGATTCCCGTTTCCATGATCGAAAGGATCGAAGTGGTAAAGGGACCTTCCTCAGTCCTGTACGGCAGTGACGCCATGGCCGGCGTGATCAACATCATCACCCGCAAGGTGCCTGAAAAAGCCACGACGGGTGCCGGCGTGAAATACGGCTGGTACAAGGTTTCTAAGAGTCTCAACTATTATACCGACGCGGAGGTCACCCCCTCGGATTACGGCAAACACCGTATCGCTAGAAACGCCTATGCCTACGCCGGCAACAAAATCAACGACAGCATGGGTTTTTTGTTCAACTATGACCATGAAGATTCCGAAGGCACCAGCACGAGCCCCTATGACTATAACCGGGACTCTGCCATGGGCAAGTTCGACGTTGTTTTCAGTGATACGGTAAGTGCCTGGGTAAAGGGCGAAATCAGCGAATTTGAAAGAACGACTACCAGTGTCACCGCGGAAGACAGCTATCGTATCGCCGCCGGCCTGGACTTCGATATTTCGGAAAATCACATGCTCATGTTCAAGGGCTACCACTACCTCGATGAGTTCTCCACTTCTAGCCGGGACGGCGAAATCGGTTTTGACCAGATCGAATTCCAGTATACCTGGAATACGGGGGTCGGCCATGTACTCACCCTCGGAAGTGAATTCCAGCGCCAGGGCATTGACTACTATATGAACAACACCGCGACCGTCAACGATGTGACCGTGGAAACCACGACCACAGTGAAGGAGGACGTGGATACCTTCAGTGTATACCTGCAGGATGAATGGACCCTGTTCGACAAGCTGGTACTGGTTCCCGGCCTTCGTTGGGACGATCACTCCACCTTCGGCGATTCTTTCAACCCCAAATTGAACGTGATGTACCGGGTGCTGGAAAACACCTCCCTTCGCGCCTCGGTGGGCAAGTCCTTTAAATCCCCAACCATCCGACAGTTGTATTACGACGTACCCTTTTGGCACTCCCCGTTTTGGATTGCGTCAAATCCGGACCTGGAGCCGGAAGAGTCCATCGGCTACTCGGCGGGCATCGAGCAGTGGCTGTTCGACAACAAGGGGATGGTCAACATCTCCTACTTCCGCAATGAAATAACCGACATGGTGGTTACGGACACGACCGGACAGACATACGAAGACGCGCCTCTGTACATCTACGAGAACGTGGAGGAGGCCACGGTTCAGGGGGTGGAAGTCACGGCCCAATTCTACCCCAACGACAGTTTTTCCCTCACAGCCGGATACACCTTTACCGACTCGGAAGACGAGTCCACGGGCAACGACCTGACCTATACCCCCGACCATGCGTTCAGCATATCCCCCGCCTATGAATACATGCCTTGGGGCCTGGGCGTCAGCGGAACGCTGGCATACGCGTCCGACCAGTACACAGATACCGACAACACACGCACCCAGGACGCCCACGTGATTGTGGACGGCAAAATATTCAAACGGTTAAGCAAAATGGCCAAAATCACATTTGAAATGGACAACATCTTCGACTCCGACCATGGAGATGATCGGTATACCCGCACCGGCAGGACTTTCACGGTCGGCATGGACATGGAATTCTAAACAAACAAGGAGACAACACATCATGAAAAACCGTCACAATCACATCTGGATGATCGCCCTGGCCGCCCTGGCAATCTGTATTTTCGCCACCCCGCAGGTTCAGGCCCACTTTCCCTGGCTTCTTCTGGAAGACGGCAACATTTCTCCGGGCAGGCCCCTTAGCTGGGTGATTGGGTGGGGCCACCGTTTTCCGCTTGCCGGTTTCATGGACGGAGAAGAGTTGGAAGAAGTGCTCATTATGGGGCCCGGCGGCACCCAAAAAATAAAGGATCTTTCCGGGATTCAAATGAAATCCCCAAGCTCATTAACAAAAGAAGGTGCTTATGTTATCGCTGCAAAGAAGAAAAGCACTTTTTACACCAAAACTACCGAAGGCTATAAACGCCAGCCGAAAAAAGGATTGAAAAAC
This window harbors:
- a CDS encoding FmdE family protein, encoding MNNAQEILESDDFKRCATFHGHICGGLAIGYKAATTGLAWLEEQRALDEELVAIVETDACCVDAIQVLTGCTFGKGNLIYKDYGKMGFTFFNRRTGTGVRLAMKPDSFRVNERQIELFKKTRDGKITEAERAELDELGAQRTAEVLNIPAEDLFVVMPVTAGMPDKARIEPSQPCSRCGEPTMASKLEAVDGTMVCRGCLA
- a CDS encoding DUF3786 domain-containing protein, giving the protein MAMTSDVFKKNYQTYLAQIANLDLTSAAPILGLESRGDQFSVTFFGQPYLISKEGFVDESGTAPSYGVCVILAKYLLRCPAQIHRDEDWCAFRDFKKESHFTNVNYFASDTEKAIVGAFTGRIDALFEAGEKLGGVREEGLFNYDLVLRFTALPRIDLLLLFADGDEDFPAYGTTLFQKQAEYYLDPESLAMTGAALTRRLKDAAVSPI
- a CDS encoding 4Fe-4S binding protein — protein: MQSKKTFASIDYEKCHPDQCNPDKGLCLAAPACDHKVIKTLDGPFESPVVFQDMCMGCWDCIEACPLDAIFVKHVGS
- the cbiM gene encoding cobalt transporter CbiM → MHISDGVLPVSVSIGSYAVSLGLTVWSARKTRSEEMPKLAVVTAAFFVASLIHIPFGPTSVHLIIPGLTGAILGPSAFLSIGLGLLLQSLLFQFGGLTALGANALMMGVPALACGWFFQAFKGSSPSRQALVGGLVGAGGTVLAALILAVLLVTGGEDFFGVAKLALAAHVPVIIIEGAVSALTIGFLARVKPALLLHGLEPAHGQAHG
- the cbiQ gene encoding cobalt ECF transporter T component CbiQ, with the protein product MDRPMDEVTVVQLPLWQLLAMVGLPVVVLAVIVAVLKRVARAASMEKGEPDWSVPQLEGRAGNTPLHRWDVRCKIVTILVYSFMITAIHKMPTALAAIGLSCLVLVVARVSLARVLMRLLAIVGFIAMFLLVMPFTVPLKNGDTVIVFGGLQWLHFSMRGFHLAATIAAKAVAITLLMEPLLATAPLPVTLQGLSRLGVPEMVGQMVLLSYRYLNVFRHEARRMSTGMQVRGFRKRTGLATVQAMANFLGMLFVRSFERTERVFDAMRARGYKGRFPEQAELRLRPVDIVGAGLWLTIGVALLVYDRMAW
- a CDS encoding energy-coupling factor transporter ATPase, which gives rise to MIDAAATGMPLPDPDTPLFRLTDLNYRYVNGPLALSGINLEIARGERIALVGQNGSGKTTLIKQLCGLLLPEDGTVRFKGGPLVGDHLDRSRLEIGLLFQDPDDQLFGHTLIDDVAFGPSNQGLSRDRARQAALRALGRVHLADRAYKAPHHLSFGQKKRAALAGLLAMQPAVLLLDEPTTNLDPSQEQVFLDLLMDFKGTLICISHDLLFLFELCQRAVVMKNGKIAHDYTMNDLVAQRSRLRSHGLDFSFRLEAPSDGMANGHPVRVCPPVAPVETNVPAPMLEMRNYDFRYPDGTHALDRVDFSIAPGERMALVGENGAGKTTLLACLLGLQQGTGTYCFEGQPVTRRLRKHLWRNIGMVFQDCADQLFCPSAGEEIAFGLKQMGASKSEIRQRTEEALSRVRLEGFEKRVPLHMSGGERKRLALACVLAMSPKLLILDEPTAGLDPQGEELLLSILGDLNVTQLLVSHDMFFVGALTHRTVVMHQGAICQDLATEAFFKDDRLGNLNGLAYSFRQRCGEAILALQHEHEHAHSHLHRHLHDHPHEHERVNHDHLHKHEHTHRHRFAHSHPGEDDPHRHGASRRYHDHRHDGEHGAHDHAHSAQDAPSMTDTMGNDSKPEDEK
- a CDS encoding nicotianamine synthase family protein, which produces MHDVNFHHDHELTQHEFLGCCKDCQHSLEIIKPHIMAFADRIRQYDEAALRALPADDLYRLFLILDDLAHMDAGEHLAELILAEPEINAVLPEIRAYYDTFFSIHEVHLAERLLHTSAPWETLKSFPLYPRYEALVKNQIELYNIEPGSRLAFIGCGPVPSSLILLNHLAGIRSVGLEIDDATAALSRKVVGSLGLEHEIDIVHGDETLLRDLDWDTILVAAMAMPKKRIFGNLRRILMETGKTDASVFYRTYSGMRAILHAPVAADDIDGFTIVGRFFPMGRVNNTVVIAKLDG
- a CDS encoding nicotianamine synthase family protein; this encodes MLENIKSQLLAIFAECRHISDQQIIGDPQDVFYEQMETLNRLATLDVDDSQVDALVADNTLQPVIEKIAALKQIHALRLERQRAGAIIDSGDPWETLRGFVYYPNYLQLAEMECRGAELKAGDRVVFLGCGPVPLSLISMVRGHAVTGVGIERDPFNADLSRKVIERLQLGDSINILLGDHFTLPLSRPCNLVMVGADAIPKDEIFKHLARTLPEGMKLSYRIYEKGFRRLFDRDHVGGLPHPLKEYRRIRPEPPVNNTSVFVIKEGHG
- a CDS encoding alanine racemase, coding for MANDNVLDVLTASIPTPFLLVDEAIVRKNIRQVQDYADHHGFAVRPHVKTHKSLRITRMQLDAGAVGVAVAKVGEAEVMSAIENLDILVAYPAVGAQRAGSLARLAQHHKISVAADTEYLIEELAHAAGEQATTIGILIMFDAGLHRCGVADPGQLTRLARLAATRKGLRFDGIQIYLGHLYGDAARSADSYDAINRLWEPAHDTLCAAGLRPRIVSSGSTPSLFNTHRVRHVNEIRVGTAVYQDAFSLKFGHCTLEDCAVRVVATVVSDVVPGQVIIDAGAKALSAKPLLRNENLEMGFIPEYPEARIFRLHEEHGWVDVSRCPKPPQIGQRLSIVPVAVSHCVNQYDTFYLLTTHGEFETEPVDARGCYV
- a CDS encoding TonB-dependent receptor plug domain-containing protein — translated: MKICNMHCKRIGLLLTMLLLLLLPSGVWAEEETESVTKLQEIVVTGTRTSHAIKDVPVETTLITREDIEKSNAQTVTDIVKTIPGLSATGTDDIFGSGSSRARLRGLSFNNGYGLILIDGQRIHGSSQSGAHGEYAVGLNQIPVSMIERIEVVKGPSSVLYGSDAMAGVINIITRKVPEKATTGAGVKYGWYKVSKSLNYYTDAEVTPSDYGKHRIARNAYAYAGNKINDSMGFLFNYDHEDSEGTSTSPYDYNRDSAMGKFDVVFSDTVSAWVKGEISEFERTTTSVTAEDSYRIAAGLDFDISENHMLMFKGYHYLDEFSTSSRDGEIGFDQIEFQYTWNTGVGHVLTLGSEFQRQGIDYYMNNTATVNDVTVETTTTVKEDVDTFSVYLQDEWTLFDKLVLVPGLRWDDHSTFGDSFNPKLNVMYRVLENTSLRASVGKSFKSPTIRQLYYDVPFWHSPFWIASNPDLEPEESIGYSAGIEQWLFDNKGMVNISYFRNEITDMVVTDTTGQTYEDAPLYIYENVEEATVQGVEVTAQFYPNDSFSLTAGYTFTDSEDESTGNDLTYTPDHAFSISPAYEYMPWGLGVSGTLAYASDQYTDTDNTRTQDAHVIVDGKIFKRLSKMAKITFEMDNIFDSDHGDDRYTRTGRTFTVGMDMEF